The following coding sequences are from one Coffea arabica cultivar ET-39 chromosome 11e, Coffea Arabica ET-39 HiFi, whole genome shotgun sequence window:
- the LOC113718350 gene encoding beta-D-glucosyl crocetin beta-1,6-glucosyltransferase-like, giving the protein MESVNQSINPFPNIHYRDFEIVKVSAVNEGIPPNRMLCQLPAGPMLVNTSRWIEGTYMDHAAHNLNRKILPVGPLLQYPAAAPEGEEQHQNIDLIQWLAEKEEHSAFFASFGSEYFLTKEEIIEIAFGLELSDNVNFIWALRLPKGEENRVQLEQILPEGFLERVRDRRRAVQGGAPQALISGHSSIGGFISHCGWGSVLEAIEFGVPILAMPMNYEQPLNARLMVENGLAVEIMRDEKGDL; this is encoded by the coding sequence ATGGAATCagtcaatcaatcaatcaatccgTTTCCCAACATCCATTACCGGGATTTTGAGATTGTCAAAGTTAGTGCAGTTAATGAAGGTATTCCTCCTAATCGAATGCTATGTCAGCTCCCAGCAGGACCAATGCTGGTTAATACATCTAGGTGGATTGAAGGGACATATATGGATCATGCTGCTCATAATCTTAACCGAAAGATTTTACCTGTCGGTCCATTGCTTCAATATCCCGCTGCTGCTCCAGAAGGCGAGGAGCAGCATCAGAATATTGATCTCATACAATGGCTGGCAGAGAaagaagaacattcagcctTTTTTGCTTCCTTTGGGAGTGAATATTTTTTGACCAAGGAAGAGATCATAGAAATTGCTTTCGGGCTGGAGCTTAGCGACAATGTTAATTTCATATGGGCCCTAAGGTTACCAAAAGGGGAGGAAAACAGGGTTCAACTTGAGCAGATTTTACCTGAGGGTTTTCTTGAGAGAGTGAGAGATAGGCGTAGGGCTGTTCAAGGAGGGGCACCACAAGCATTGATTTCAGGCCATTCCAGTATTGGTGGATTTATATCTCATTGTGGTTGGGGTTCAGTATTAGAAGCAATAGAATTTGGTGTTCCAATTCTAGCCATGCCAATGAACTATGAACAGCCTCTCAATGCCAGGCTGATGGTGGAAAATGGTTTAGCAGTGGAGATCATGAGAGATGAAAAGGGAGACTTGTGA
- the LOC113719589 gene encoding uncharacterized protein At2g02148 isoform X2: MGTRVPVVEHYNLRAANSYIGGSLHDLNANDIAAGAGGVGDDVDRGGGGDDVTDDSLDNDEDSAAVVSDCMHESYRNSLPLHSVGVEEDRTSLEAGGSSRGPYNILTTEDVSPIETARARFVDIIVDHFISPHLVEVSDTEADYSPQSVQDKLNKRRSREIRYEGDARFVLPLMYIANMYETLVNEVNLRLSPLNGIREKTIGVALEAAGGLYRKLAKKFPRKGPCIFKRRELATSFETRSRFPELVIQEEKRVRFVVVNGLVIVDKPANMCIDDAEWFKRLTGRTEVAVSARDYKFYAPRHKYRRVATNSIANIPGLPNFTDTDNSSPMVPAQGYRSINEFHPLQHGHPHHIDQSQHAAHYSHNQNCGPPAHLSDISQSQQPSTIPQHMHCLPTLSHVGGRLHVLPTSPAKYCDECGAPYLRETSKFCSECGTKRLGI; the protein is encoded by the exons ATGGGGACTAGGGTTCCGGTGGTGGAGCACTATAATTTAAGAGCGGCGAATTCGTATATCGGCGGCTCGTTGCATGATCTTAATGCGAATGATATTGCTGCCGGCGCCGGTGGTGTTGGTGATGACGTGGACCGCGGCGGAGGTGGTGATGACGTAACTGATGATAGCTTGGATAATGATGAGGATTCTGCTGCTGTCGTTAGT GATTGCATGCACGAGTCATACAGAAATTCCTTGCCACTTCACAGTGTAGGGGTAGAGGAAGATCGGACTAGCCTTGAAGCTGGTGGATCTTCAAGAGGTCCCTACAATATTTTGACCACTGAAG ATGTATCACCTATTGAAACAGCAAGGGCAAGATTTGTAGACATCATTGTGGACCATTTTATAAGTCCGCATTTGGTTGAAGTGTCGGATACGGAGGCTGACTATTCACCTCAATCTGTGCAAGATAAGTTAAACAAGAGAAGATCAAGGGAGATTCGGTATGAGGGTGACGCACGGTTTGTTTTGCCCTTGATGTATATTGCTAACATGTATGAAACTCTGGTTAATGAAGTCAATTTAAGGCTTTCTCCTTTAAATGGCATTCGTGAAAAAACTATTGGTGTGGCCCTTGAAGCAGCTGGTGGCCTGTATAGAAAGCTTGCCAAGAAGTTTCCGAGAAAAG GGCCTTGCATATTTAAGAGACGAGAATTGGCTACTTCTTTCGAAACAAGGTCAAGATTCCCTGAGTTGGTAATACAGGAAGAGAAGCGTGTTCGCTTTGTAGTAGTAAACGGCCTAGTGATCGTTGACAAACCAGCAAATATGTGTATCGATGATGCTGAATG GTTTAAAAGATTGACTGGACGGACCGAAGTTGCTGTCTCTGCTAGAGACTACAAGTTTTATGCCCCAAGACACAAGTATAGGCGAGTTGCAACAAACTCCATTGCCAATATTCCTGGTTTGCCT AACTTCACTGACACAGATAACTCTTCTCCAATGGTTCCTGCTCAGGGCTATCGTTCTATCAATGAA TTTCATCCTCTGCAGCATGGACATCCACACCATATTGATCAAAGTCAACACGCTGCCCACTATTCCCACAACCAGAATTGTGGTCCACCAGCGCACTTGTCTGACATTTCACAAAGTCAGCAACCTTCTACAATTCCTCAGCATATGCATTGCTTACCTACCTTGAGTCATGTAGGAGGACGTCTGCATGTACTG CCAACAAGCCCTGCAAAGTATTGCGATGAATGTGGAGCTCCTTACTTGAGGGAGACCTCCAAGTTTTGCTCAGAATGTGGCACAAAGAGGTTAGGAATTTGA
- the LOC113719589 gene encoding uncharacterized protein At2g02148 isoform X1: MGTRVPVVEHYNLRAANSYIGGSLHDLNANDIAAGAGGVGDDVDRGGGGDDVTDDSLDNDEDSAAVVSDCMHESYRNSLPLHSVGVEEDRTSLEAGGSSRGPYNILTTEDVSPIETARARFVDIIVDHFISPHLVEVSDTEADYSPQSVQDKLNKRRSREIRYEGDARFVLPLMYIANMYETLVNEVNLRLSPLNGIREKTIGVALEAAGGLYRKLAKKFPRKGPCIFKRRELATSFETRSRFPELVIQEEKRVRFVVVNGLVIVDKPANMCIDDAEWFKRLTGRTEVAVSARDYKFYAPRHKYRRVATNSIANIPGLPNFTDTDNSSPMVPAQGYRSINEPQNTQQTSSKQHIHPLTHQTQFHPLQHGHPHHIDQSQHAAHYSHNQNCGPPAHLSDISQSQQPSTIPQHMHCLPTLSHVGGRLHVLPTSPAKYCDECGAPYLRETSKFCSECGTKRLGI, translated from the exons ATGGGGACTAGGGTTCCGGTGGTGGAGCACTATAATTTAAGAGCGGCGAATTCGTATATCGGCGGCTCGTTGCATGATCTTAATGCGAATGATATTGCTGCCGGCGCCGGTGGTGTTGGTGATGACGTGGACCGCGGCGGAGGTGGTGATGACGTAACTGATGATAGCTTGGATAATGATGAGGATTCTGCTGCTGTCGTTAGT GATTGCATGCACGAGTCATACAGAAATTCCTTGCCACTTCACAGTGTAGGGGTAGAGGAAGATCGGACTAGCCTTGAAGCTGGTGGATCTTCAAGAGGTCCCTACAATATTTTGACCACTGAAG ATGTATCACCTATTGAAACAGCAAGGGCAAGATTTGTAGACATCATTGTGGACCATTTTATAAGTCCGCATTTGGTTGAAGTGTCGGATACGGAGGCTGACTATTCACCTCAATCTGTGCAAGATAAGTTAAACAAGAGAAGATCAAGGGAGATTCGGTATGAGGGTGACGCACGGTTTGTTTTGCCCTTGATGTATATTGCTAACATGTATGAAACTCTGGTTAATGAAGTCAATTTAAGGCTTTCTCCTTTAAATGGCATTCGTGAAAAAACTATTGGTGTGGCCCTTGAAGCAGCTGGTGGCCTGTATAGAAAGCTTGCCAAGAAGTTTCCGAGAAAAG GGCCTTGCATATTTAAGAGACGAGAATTGGCTACTTCTTTCGAAACAAGGTCAAGATTCCCTGAGTTGGTAATACAGGAAGAGAAGCGTGTTCGCTTTGTAGTAGTAAACGGCCTAGTGATCGTTGACAAACCAGCAAATATGTGTATCGATGATGCTGAATG GTTTAAAAGATTGACTGGACGGACCGAAGTTGCTGTCTCTGCTAGAGACTACAAGTTTTATGCCCCAAGACACAAGTATAGGCGAGTTGCAACAAACTCCATTGCCAATATTCCTGGTTTGCCT AACTTCACTGACACAGATAACTCTTCTCCAATGGTTCCTGCTCAGGGCTATCGTTCTATCAATGAA CCACAGAACACACAGCAAACGTCATCAAAACAACATATCCATCCCTTGACACATCAGACTCAGTTTCATCCTCTGCAGCATGGACATCCACACCATATTGATCAAAGTCAACACGCTGCCCACTATTCCCACAACCAGAATTGTGGTCCACCAGCGCACTTGTCTGACATTTCACAAAGTCAGCAACCTTCTACAATTCCTCAGCATATGCATTGCTTACCTACCTTGAGTCATGTAGGAGGACGTCTGCATGTACTG CCAACAAGCCCTGCAAAGTATTGCGATGAATGTGGAGCTCCTTACTTGAGGGAGACCTCCAAGTTTTGCTCAGAATGTGGCACAAAGAGGTTAGGAATTTGA
- the LOC113719589 gene encoding uncharacterized protein At2g02148 isoform X3: MGTRVPVVEHYNLRAANSYIGGSLHDLNANDIAAGAGGVGDDVDRGGGGDDVTDDSLDNDEDSAAVVSDCMHESYRNSLPLHSVGVEEDRTSLEAGGSSRGPYNILTTEDVSPIETARARFVDIIVDHFISPHLVEVSDTEADYSPQSVQDKLNKRRSREIRYEGDARFVLPLMYIANMYETLVNEVNLRLSPLNGIREKTIGVALEAAGGLYRKLAKKFPRKGPCIFKRRELATSFETRSRFPELVIQEEKRVRFVVVNGLVIVDKPANMCIDDAEWFKRLTGRTEVAVSARDYKFYAPRHKYRTSLTQITLLQWFLLRAIVLSMNFILCSMDIHTILIKVNTLPTIPTTRIVVHQRTCLTFHKVSNLLQFLSICIAYLP; the protein is encoded by the exons ATGGGGACTAGGGTTCCGGTGGTGGAGCACTATAATTTAAGAGCGGCGAATTCGTATATCGGCGGCTCGTTGCATGATCTTAATGCGAATGATATTGCTGCCGGCGCCGGTGGTGTTGGTGATGACGTGGACCGCGGCGGAGGTGGTGATGACGTAACTGATGATAGCTTGGATAATGATGAGGATTCTGCTGCTGTCGTTAGT GATTGCATGCACGAGTCATACAGAAATTCCTTGCCACTTCACAGTGTAGGGGTAGAGGAAGATCGGACTAGCCTTGAAGCTGGTGGATCTTCAAGAGGTCCCTACAATATTTTGACCACTGAAG ATGTATCACCTATTGAAACAGCAAGGGCAAGATTTGTAGACATCATTGTGGACCATTTTATAAGTCCGCATTTGGTTGAAGTGTCGGATACGGAGGCTGACTATTCACCTCAATCTGTGCAAGATAAGTTAAACAAGAGAAGATCAAGGGAGATTCGGTATGAGGGTGACGCACGGTTTGTTTTGCCCTTGATGTATATTGCTAACATGTATGAAACTCTGGTTAATGAAGTCAATTTAAGGCTTTCTCCTTTAAATGGCATTCGTGAAAAAACTATTGGTGTGGCCCTTGAAGCAGCTGGTGGCCTGTATAGAAAGCTTGCCAAGAAGTTTCCGAGAAAAG GGCCTTGCATATTTAAGAGACGAGAATTGGCTACTTCTTTCGAAACAAGGTCAAGATTCCCTGAGTTGGTAATACAGGAAGAGAAGCGTGTTCGCTTTGTAGTAGTAAACGGCCTAGTGATCGTTGACAAACCAGCAAATATGTGTATCGATGATGCTGAATG GTTTAAAAGATTGACTGGACGGACCGAAGTTGCTGTCTCTGCTAGAGACTACAAGTTTTATGCCCCAAGACACAAGTATAG AACTTCACTGACACAGATAACTCTTCTCCAATGGTTCCTGCTCAGGGCTATCGTTCTATCAATGAA TTTCATCCTCTGCAGCATGGACATCCACACCATATTGATCAAAGTCAACACGCTGCCCACTATTCCCACAACCAGAATTGTGGTCCACCAGCGCACTTGTCTGACATTTCACAAAGTCAGCAACCTTCTACAATTCCTCAGCATATGCATTGCTTACCTACCTTGA
- the LOC113719589 gene encoding uncharacterized protein At2g02148 isoform X4, with protein sequence MGTRVPVVEHYNLRAANSYIGGSLHDLNANDIAAGAGGVGDDVDRGGGGDDVTDDSLDNDEDSAAVVSDCMHESYRNSLPLHSVGVEEDRTSLEAGGSSRGPYNILTTEDVSPIETARARFVDIIVDHFISPHLVEVSDTEADYSPQSVQDKLNKRRSREIRYEGDARFVLPLMYIANMYETLVNEVNLRLSPLNGIREKTIGVALEAAGGLYRKLAKKFPRKGPCIFKRRELATSFETRSRFPELVIQEEKRVRFVVVNGLVIVDKPANMCIDDAEWFKRLTGRTEVAVSARDYKFYAPRHKYRRVATNSIANIPGLPNFTDTDNSSPMVPAQGYRSINEPTSPAKYCDECGAPYLRETSKFCSECGTKRLGI encoded by the exons ATGGGGACTAGGGTTCCGGTGGTGGAGCACTATAATTTAAGAGCGGCGAATTCGTATATCGGCGGCTCGTTGCATGATCTTAATGCGAATGATATTGCTGCCGGCGCCGGTGGTGTTGGTGATGACGTGGACCGCGGCGGAGGTGGTGATGACGTAACTGATGATAGCTTGGATAATGATGAGGATTCTGCTGCTGTCGTTAGT GATTGCATGCACGAGTCATACAGAAATTCCTTGCCACTTCACAGTGTAGGGGTAGAGGAAGATCGGACTAGCCTTGAAGCTGGTGGATCTTCAAGAGGTCCCTACAATATTTTGACCACTGAAG ATGTATCACCTATTGAAACAGCAAGGGCAAGATTTGTAGACATCATTGTGGACCATTTTATAAGTCCGCATTTGGTTGAAGTGTCGGATACGGAGGCTGACTATTCACCTCAATCTGTGCAAGATAAGTTAAACAAGAGAAGATCAAGGGAGATTCGGTATGAGGGTGACGCACGGTTTGTTTTGCCCTTGATGTATATTGCTAACATGTATGAAACTCTGGTTAATGAAGTCAATTTAAGGCTTTCTCCTTTAAATGGCATTCGTGAAAAAACTATTGGTGTGGCCCTTGAAGCAGCTGGTGGCCTGTATAGAAAGCTTGCCAAGAAGTTTCCGAGAAAAG GGCCTTGCATATTTAAGAGACGAGAATTGGCTACTTCTTTCGAAACAAGGTCAAGATTCCCTGAGTTGGTAATACAGGAAGAGAAGCGTGTTCGCTTTGTAGTAGTAAACGGCCTAGTGATCGTTGACAAACCAGCAAATATGTGTATCGATGATGCTGAATG GTTTAAAAGATTGACTGGACGGACCGAAGTTGCTGTCTCTGCTAGAGACTACAAGTTTTATGCCCCAAGACACAAGTATAGGCGAGTTGCAACAAACTCCATTGCCAATATTCCTGGTTTGCCT AACTTCACTGACACAGATAACTCTTCTCCAATGGTTCCTGCTCAGGGCTATCGTTCTATCAATGAA CCAACAAGCCCTGCAAAGTATTGCGATGAATGTGGAGCTCCTTACTTGAGGGAGACCTCCAAGTTTTGCTCAGAATGTGGCACAAAGAGGTTAGGAATTTGA